From Deltaproteobacteria bacterium, one genomic window encodes:
- the flgL gene encoding flagellar hook-associated protein 3, with product MMRVSNSQIYNMANRYLEQTSTAYFNANEQVSSGKRINRPSDDPNGAGRVTRYRADLSRLAQYQENISHARTFLNQTESTLNLINSLRVSAKEIALQGANGNHSSTELDNMAQSIATIKSQLVSLANTQVGDEYIFGGYDVSSPPYDSSGNYSGDDGEIEIRIGKNSTIKLNFPGENVLGAAGGVDLFQTLTDLQTALSGNDLSGIQTSIGNLDASEEQIMSAWSITGYRVNNLDGASNVLDQINLDTTELISDTEDVDMSQAMMNFSKQEVALQAVMASSAKILQTNLLNFLK from the coding sequence ATGATGCGTGTTTCCAACAGTCAGATCTACAATATGGCCAATCGTTACCTGGAGCAGACTTCCACGGCCTATTTTAATGCCAACGAACAGGTCTCGTCCGGGAAGAGAATCAACCGGCCTTCCGATGACCCAAACGGTGCCGGACGCGTCACCCGTTACCGGGCGGATCTTTCACGACTGGCCCAATACCAGGAAAATATCAGCCATGCGAGAACCTTTCTCAATCAGACGGAATCGACGCTGAACCTGATTAATAGTCTACGGGTTTCCGCCAAAGAGATTGCTTTGCAGGGGGCCAACGGGAATCATTCATCGACGGAACTGGATAACATGGCACAAAGTATCGCGACGATCAAATCGCAGCTGGTAAGCTTGGCAAATACCCAGGTAGGGGATGAGTACATTTTCGGCGGATATGACGTCTCCTCCCCTCCTTATGACAGCAGCGGTAATTATTCCGGCGACGACGGCGAAATCGAGATCCGGATCGGGAAGAACAGTACGATCAAACTGAACTTTCCCGGCGAGAATGTGTTGGGGGCGGCCGGGGGGGTTGATCTCTTCCAGACGTTGACCGACCTGCAAACCGCGTTATCCGGAAATGATCTTTCCGGCATCCAGACCAGCATCGGAAATCTTGATGCGTCGGAAGAACAGATCATGTCCGCCTGGTCCATTACGGGCTATCGGGTGAACAATCTTGATGGTGCTTCCAACGTTCTTGATCAGATCAACCTTGACACGACGGAGTTGATTTCCGATACGGAAGATGTGGATATGAGTCAGGCCATGATGAATTTTTCAAAACAAGAGGTTGCTCTTCAAGCGGTGATGGCATCCTCGGCAAAAATCCTCCAGACCAATTTATTGAATTTTCTGAAATAA
- a CDS encoding flagellar protein FlgN — protein sequence MKKMETFEALLDVLQEEVRIYRSLIDLLQEEQKGLILADLEVIEEVEKKKETVYLKSKLLEESRQTLVEKICSLCGIPGEDPPLSRIIQASGGRCSVPLSACQGELRELLTTVQNLVKMNEGLVGTSLDFIRGSLSIFQHPSGQPVYSPDGQIETKEESECRVNQRA from the coding sequence ATGAAGAAAATGGAAACTTTCGAGGCCCTTCTTGATGTTTTGCAGGAAGAGGTCCGAATTTACCGTTCCCTCATTGATCTTCTTCAGGAAGAGCAGAAAGGGCTGATCCTGGCCGACCTGGAAGTGATCGAAGAGGTTGAAAAAAAGAAAGAAACGGTCTATCTGAAAAGCAAACTTCTGGAAGAGAGCCGTCAAACCCTTGTGGAGAAGATCTGTTCCCTTTGCGGCATTCCCGGAGAGGACCCTCCTCTTTCCCGGATCATTCAAGCCTCCGGCGGCCGCTGCTCGGTACCTCTGTCCGCCTGTCAGGGGGAATTGCGTGAACTCCTGACGACTGTTCAGAACCTTGTGAAGATGAATGAAGGTCTTGTAGGGACCTCCCTGGATTTTATCCGCGGGTCCCTCTCGATTTTTCAGCATCCCTCCGGTCAACCGGTCTACAGCCCGGACGGACAAATCGAGACAAAAGAGGAATCGGAGTGTCGTGTGAATCAGCGGGCATAG
- the csrA gene encoding carbon storage regulator CsrA, whose protein sequence is MLVLTRKLGQDIFLNDEIRIVVKEIKGKQVRIGIEAPAFVSVYRGEIYRQIQEENRRASAMNLEEARDMAEFLNRKEKPE, encoded by the coding sequence ATGCTGGTCTTGACAAGGAAGTTAGGCCAAGATATTTTTCTGAACGACGAGATTCGTATTGTTGTCAAAGAGATCAAGGGAAAACAGGTGCGGATTGGAATTGAAGCGCCGGCCTTCGTTTCCGTTTACCGCGGCGAAATTTACCGCCAGATTCAGGAAGAAAATCGCCGGGCTTCTGCAATGAACCTGGAGGAGGCCCGGGATATGGCGGAATTCCTGAACCGTAAAGAAAAACCGGAATAG
- a CDS encoding flagellar assembly protein FliW, giving the protein MIIQTRLFGEIEIEEEKLLTFPSGLVGMPHLKRFILLDREEDSPFRWMQSLNDPSIAFLTLEPQVFRSDYHVMVQQEEVAHLGITEETETLVLCIVTLYREPKTLTANLQGPLVINVEKRQGKQVILLENQYTPRHDILQEIGHGRGDRHGEPEGNVLELKQGR; this is encoded by the coding sequence TTGATTATCCAAACAAGGTTGTTCGGCGAGATTGAAATCGAAGAGGAGAAGCTCCTGACCTTTCCGTCCGGACTTGTGGGAATGCCTCATCTCAAAAGGTTTATTCTGCTGGACCGGGAGGAGGACAGCCCTTTCCGGTGGATGCAGTCGCTGAACGATCCTTCCATTGCCTTCCTGACCTTGGAACCACAGGTTTTTCGTTCCGACTATCATGTGATGGTGCAGCAGGAGGAAGTCGCCCATCTCGGGATTACGGAGGAGACCGAAACGCTGGTCCTCTGCATTGTGACCCTTTACCGGGAACCGAAGACGCTCACGGCGAACCTTCAGGGGCCCCTGGTGATTAATGTGGAAAAACGGCAGGGAAAACAGGTGATCCTGCTGGAGAATCAATATACGCCCCGTCACGATATTCTGCAGGAAATCGGCCATGGGCGAGGTGACCGGCATGGGGAACCGGAAGGCAATGTTCTGGAATTAAAGCAGGGGAGATGA
- the flgK gene encoding flagellar hook-associated protein FlgK: protein MGAILGILDTSLKSLQSQQIALEVSSHNIANVNTPGYSKQSAVMETTNPASLGSVGQLGTGVMVSHIERTHDNFTTNQINLQEQYYGSATAKKATLTAAEMVFNESNGGGLGSAISDFFNAWESLAGRPESSAERTGVVQSANNLVSEFSRVYEHVSGVKDESDRSISSVVDQINDLSSEITDLNVQIQSIEAGGQHANDLRDKRDLLIQQISELVGVHSLEADDGLVSIVLPGGISLVQGISYNSLSVTNGSSGSVVNLVDSTGTVTDITSRISGGKLGGNIQARDDDIKSYLDTLNDLAARIVIEVNKVHYGGYGLDGSTGNLFFTQVPLTSSADSSNTGGASISTGTISDPTALTADDYEIRFTSSSAYDVVNTTTGTTVATGSGYTSGGNITDIPGITVVITDGGGAPAAGDIFSVGINKTGMAKGISVSSAVASSTDKIAAATEDPISVSGTGDNRNALAIGDLTDSDTMNAGTATFGEAYSFLVSDVGYASSQAEKDENLYDLSIQELTNLRDSVSGVSIDEESVNLIKYQNAYSAAARMFNVAKDLMDILVNLGR from the coding sequence ATGGGTGCAATTCTCGGGATTCTCGATACAAGCTTGAAATCGCTTCAGAGCCAGCAGATTGCGCTGGAAGTGAGTTCGCATAATATTGCCAATGTTAATACGCCGGGCTATTCAAAACAGTCTGCCGTGATGGAGACGACCAATCCTGCCTCTCTTGGATCGGTCGGTCAGCTTGGTACGGGAGTCATGGTTTCACATATCGAACGGACTCACGATAATTTTACGACCAACCAGATTAATCTTCAGGAACAGTACTACGGGAGTGCAACGGCAAAGAAAGCGACCCTGACGGCAGCAGAGATGGTCTTTAACGAATCGAACGGGGGAGGGCTGGGAAGCGCGATCAGCGATTTTTTCAATGCATGGGAGAGCCTTGCAGGACGTCCGGAGAGTTCGGCGGAACGGACCGGAGTGGTACAAAGCGCGAACAATCTGGTATCGGAGTTCTCCCGTGTCTATGAGCATGTCAGCGGTGTCAAGGATGAATCGGATCGGTCCATTTCCAGCGTCGTGGACCAGATCAATGACTTGTCGTCGGAGATTACCGATCTGAACGTTCAGATTCAGTCGATTGAGGCCGGGGGACAACATGCCAATGATCTGCGTGACAAACGGGACTTGTTAATACAACAGATATCGGAACTGGTTGGCGTTCATTCTCTGGAGGCGGATGACGGGCTGGTTTCCATCGTCCTGCCTGGAGGAATCTCTTTGGTCCAGGGAATTTCCTATAACTCCCTTTCCGTCACGAACGGCAGTAGCGGCAGTGTTGTGAATCTGGTTGATTCTACGGGAACGGTCACTGATATTACGAGCCGGATCAGCGGGGGAAAGTTGGGCGGCAATATCCAGGCCCGGGATGATGATATAAAAAGCTATCTTGATACCTTAAACGATCTGGCTGCACGGATCGTCATTGAAGTGAATAAGGTTCACTATGGCGGGTACGGTCTCGACGGTTCTACAGGCAATCTCTTTTTTACCCAGGTTCCTCTGACGAGCTCCGCCGACAGTAGTAATACCGGCGGAGCCTCGATTAGTACCGGAACGATCAGTGACCCGACCGCGTTGACGGCTGACGATTATGAAATTCGATTCACCTCGTCTTCCGCCTATGATGTCGTCAATACCACGACAGGGACGACCGTTGCCACCGGTTCCGGCTATACCTCGGGAGGAAACATTACGGATATCCCCGGCATTACGGTGGTCATCACCGACGGGGGGGGAGCGCCGGCTGCAGGTGACATCTTTTCCGTTGGGATCAATAAGACCGGTATGGCAAAAGGAATTTCCGTGAGCAGCGCCGTGGCCTCCTCGACGGATAAAATTGCCGCGGCCACGGAAGATCCCATCTCCGTCAGTGGAACAGGGGACAACCGGAATGCACTGGCCATCGGAGATCTGACCGACAGCGACACCATGAATGCCGGTACGGCGACCTTTGGAGAGGCCTACAGCTTTCTTGTGTCGGACGTCGGATATGCGTCCAGCCAGGCGGAGAAGGATGAGAACCTCTATGACCTTTCCATCCAGGAACTGACGAACCTCAGGGATTCGGTCTCCGGGGTCTCCATTGATGAGGAATCGGTCAATCTGATAAAATATCAGAATGCCTATAGTGCTGCCGCCCGAATGTTCAATGTTGCCAAGGACTTGATGGATATTTTGGTGAACCTGGGACGTTAG
- the flgM gene encoding flagellar biosynthesis anti-sigma factor FlgM → MKIPSSNQIHSQDPLQRKPETQGIEPSSTQGRKNTEVNNTLQGDRIEISGQAQGILQASEIVRTTPEIRASKVEEVKRAVDQGIYRVDSNKVAGRMLDQIREELLEM, encoded by the coding sequence ATGAAGATCCCCTCTTCAAACCAGATTCATAGTCAGGATCCCTTGCAACGGAAACCCGAGACGCAGGGCATTGAACCATCCTCCACTCAGGGACGGAAAAATACGGAGGTCAACAACACCCTGCAGGGAGACCGGATTGAGATCTCCGGTCAGGCTCAGGGCATCCTGCAGGCCTCCGAAATTGTCCGGACGACCCCGGAGATCCGAGCCTCAAAAGTCGAAGAGGTTAAACGGGCCGTCGATCAGGGTATCTACCGGGTGGACAGCAATAAAGTCGCAGGCCGGATGCTGGATCAAATAAGGGAGGAACTGCTGGAAATGTAG